Proteins encoded in a region of the Chryseobacterium piperi genome:
- a CDS encoding YdeI/OmpD-associated family protein: MKNNKFTARLEIIGINPFIFIPGEVLQEIFETSGKDKSPIPVKGTVNGLKYQQNLMKYVGEWRLYVNLTMLKNSPKRIGELLEVSIEYDNSDRSIPIHPKLDQAIRENPVTLHNFENLIPSRRLELVRYINNLKTEESIQRNIDKIIRHLKGETDFFGKRIN; encoded by the coding sequence ATGAAAAATAATAAGTTTACAGCCCGGCTTGAAATTATCGGCATCAATCCTTTTATTTTTATTCCCGGTGAAGTTTTACAAGAAATTTTTGAAACTTCCGGGAAAGATAAAAGCCCGATTCCGGTTAAAGGAACTGTAAACGGTTTGAAATACCAACAGAATCTAATGAAATATGTAGGGGAATGGAGACTGTATGTTAATCTTACCATGCTTAAAAACTCACCTAAGAGAATCGGAGAACTTCTGGAGGTTTCAATAGAATATGATAATTCTGACAGGAGTATTCCTATCCATCCAAAGCTGGATCAGGCAATTCGTGAAAACCCTGTTACGTTACATAATTTTGAAAATCTTATTCCTTCAAGAAGATTGGAACTTGTCAGGTATATCAATAATCTGAAAACGGAAGAAAGCATCCAGCGGAATATTGACAAAATTATACGACACCTAAAAGGAGAAACAGACTTTTTTGGAAAAAGAATTAATTAA
- a CDS encoding tetratricopeptide repeat protein, with the protein MKMVKINIKNLFLGLIFIGSASIVNAQTTQVDNTNSTANTTAATQTGNPVDALKKQIEANPKDTEALVKLATAYQEASDWTNAIDTWKKVSVLLPDWAPSYYSQGYAYQSAKDDANAKIAYEKYVATVKPEEVDQNKKNLAYAYFYIAFKEQQSDPGKAKQHIAKSLQYDPTNQDAIKLSKALNS; encoded by the coding sequence ATGAAAATGGTTAAAATTAATATTAAAAATCTATTTTTAGGTTTAATATTTATAGGAAGCGCGAGTATTGTTAATGCACAAACTACTCAAGTTGATAATACCAATAGTACAGCTAATACAACAGCTGCAACCCAAACGGGTAACCCTGTTGATGCCCTTAAAAAACAAATTGAAGCTAATCCAAAGGATACGGAAGCATTAGTAAAACTGGCTACTGCTTATCAGGAAGCTTCAGATTGGACGAACGCTATAGATACATGGAAAAAAGTATCTGTTTTATTACCAGATTGGGCTCCATCTTATTATAGCCAAGGATATGCATATCAGTCTGCTAAAGATGATGCTAATGCAAAAATTGCTTATGAAAAATATGTTGCTACGGTAAAACCAGAAGAAGTGGATCAAAATAAGAAAAATCTGGCCTACGCCTATTTCTACATTGCATTTAAAGAACAGCAAAGTGATCCTGGCAAAGCAAAGCAACACATTGCCAAATCTTTACAGTATGACCCTACCAATCAAGATGCTATAAAGCTTAGCAAAGCGTTAAATTCATAA
- the pepE gene encoding dipeptidase PepE: protein MNIILASTSTIFGGEYLEYLREELIQLYKGIDEIIFVPFARPGGISHEEYTAKACSFFETIGIQVKGLHEFADKTEALNQAKGYFTGGGNTFLLVKTLHEEDLMTVLKHNVESGKPYLGCSAGSNIGGQNMKTTNDMPIVYPPSFDCMGLVPFNLNPHYLDPNPELKHNGETRETRIKEFLTQNDLKVVGLREGNWIRRVGDKISVEGCELTRIFEKGKEPYEIESGSSLV from the coding sequence ATGAACATCATATTAGCCTCAACATCTACCATTTTCGGTGGAGAATATCTGGAATACTTAAGAGAAGAATTAATACAATTATATAAAGGAATTGATGAGATCATTTTTGTTCCCTTTGCTAGACCAGGCGGAATTTCCCATGAAGAGTATACGGCAAAAGCTTGTTCTTTTTTTGAAACTATAGGTATCCAAGTAAAAGGATTGCATGAATTTGCTGATAAAACTGAAGCGCTTAACCAGGCAAAAGGATACTTTACAGGAGGTGGAAATACTTTTTTACTGGTAAAAACTTTGCATGAAGAAGATTTGATGACTGTTTTGAAACATAATGTAGAAAGTGGAAAACCCTATCTGGGATGCAGCGCAGGCAGTAATATTGGTGGGCAAAATATGAAAACGACGAATGATATGCCTATCGTATATCCTCCAAGTTTCGATTGTATGGGATTGGTTCCATTCAATCTGAATCCTCATTACCTGGATCCCAATCCGGAATTAAAACATAACGGTGAAACCAGAGAAACCAGAATAAAGGAATTTCTAACCCAGAATGATCTGAAAGTTGTAGGGCTTCGCGAAGGAAACTGGATCAGAAGAGTCGGCGATAAAATCAGCGTTGAAGGATGTGAACTTACCCGTATTTTCGAAAAAGGAAAAGAGCCGTATGAAATAGAAAGCGGAAGTTCATTAGTTTAA
- the dacB gene encoding D-alanyl-D-alanine carboxypeptidase/D-alanyl-D-alanine endopeptidase, with protein sequence MKKILAVLTLSTQICFAQNITQKLDNVTRDLMNSSGGIASSLSFYVADENGNLIYEYQGNKGLSTASTQKIFTAGAALETLGKDYTFKTISSYSGTISGSTLNGNLFISSNGDPTLGSWRYEAYKPESFKKKLIEGIKTKGISKISGDLVIDDSYFDHQTIPGGWPWDDLGNYYGAGVWGVNWRENQFDINIVNGTDFKSFSYPLEGVKWLNDLKSGGSSDQSLIFTAPHSNVALINGTLPGGKTVTVSGATPNPPLQLGTEVKQWLKESGIDFSGKVITNSQLQIEGKQPLETPKKNIILTYQSPTLDKIIYWFLRKSINLYGEALVKTLGKEKKGNSSFKSGVAYLKEFWKSNGINPNMINFADGSGLSPQNYVSAKAEVQALLYAKKQPWFDSYYDGFPTQENGMKMKSGTMRDTKSFAGYQTSKDGKKYVFSIIINNYQGSGSAELQKILSVLK encoded by the coding sequence ATGAAAAAAATACTTGCTGTTCTCACTTTATCTACTCAGATTTGTTTTGCTCAAAATATTACACAGAAATTAGATAATGTTACCCGGGATCTGATGAACTCCTCAGGAGGTATTGCATCAAGCTTATCATTTTATGTAGCAGATGAAAATGGAAACCTGATTTATGAATATCAGGGAAATAAAGGTCTTTCTACTGCTTCTACACAAAAGATATTTACTGCTGGTGCTGCCTTGGAAACATTGGGGAAGGATTATACTTTTAAAACAATATCGAGTTACTCAGGGACTATTTCGGGAAGTACTTTAAACGGAAACCTGTTTATCAGTTCCAACGGAGATCCTACTTTAGGAAGCTGGCGGTATGAGGCTTATAAACCGGAAAGTTTTAAGAAGAAGTTGATAGAAGGAATTAAAACCAAGGGAATCTCAAAAATATCCGGAGATTTAGTTATCGATGATTCTTATTTCGATCACCAGACTATTCCTGGAGGATGGCCATGGGATGATTTAGGAAATTATTACGGAGCCGGAGTATGGGGTGTAAACTGGAGAGAAAATCAATTCGATATCAATATTGTTAACGGAACTGATTTTAAGAGTTTTTCTTATCCGTTGGAAGGAGTGAAATGGTTGAATGATTTAAAATCAGGAGGAAGCTCAGACCAGAGCCTTATTTTTACCGCACCTCATTCTAATGTTGCCTTAATTAACGGAACACTTCCCGGTGGCAAAACAGTGACGGTTTCAGGGGCTACTCCCAATCCACCATTACAGTTGGGAACAGAGGTGAAGCAATGGCTGAAAGAGTCCGGAATTGATTTTTCCGGGAAAGTCATCACGAATTCACAACTTCAAATTGAAGGAAAGCAGCCTTTGGAAACTCCAAAGAAAAATATTATTCTTACCTATCAATCTCCGACTTTAGATAAGATTATCTATTGGTTTTTGAGAAAAAGTATTAATTTGTACGGGGAAGCATTGGTTAAGACATTAGGAAAAGAGAAAAAAGGAAACTCCAGCTTTAAAAGCGGAGTTGCTTATCTTAAGGAATTCTGGAAATCAAATGGAATCAACCCTAATATGATTAATTTTGCTGACGGAAGTGGTCTTTCGCCTCAAAATTATGTATCGGCGAAAGCAGAAGTACAGGCTTTATTGTATGCTAAGAAGCAGCCTTGGTTTGACTCTTATTATGATGGTTTTCCTACTCAGGAAAATGGAATGAAAATGAAAAGCGGTACTATGAGAGATACCAAGTCTTTTGCAGGATATCAAACCTCAAAAGATGGAAAAAAATATGTATTCTCTATTATTATCAACAATTATCAGGGAAGCGGAAGTGCAGAATTACAAAAAATTCTGAGTGTTTTAAAATAA
- a CDS encoding sensor histidine kinase, translating to MKNRPFLARINNWFVFTLLTVIVIALIVSSNILIKNLREKEAERIKVFATAIKILQDNKQKSSETQELLFAILTENDQIPSILTDQNKEPFIFEGSSRNISQEILKSPQELKKLIRRMASNYEPFEIEVANGDKQYVFYDNSSLLNNLRYYPYFLGLFILSYLLFSFWFLRTIKKTDEGYVWAGLAKETAHQIGTPLSSMIGWMEIMKLENPDSEGVHEIEKDIERLRTISERFSKIGSVPELNDMNFNETIQENYEYLKSRISRKIDFSLQLPTYTILVPHNRILMNWVIENLVKNAVDAMKGEGILQMSVFERNKNILIEVKDTGSGMTKRQARNAFKPGYSTKKRGWGLGLSLARRVVQEYHNGDIKISQTELGKGTTFRITIKK from the coding sequence ATGAAAAATCGTCCGTTCTTAGCGAGAATTAATAATTGGTTTGTATTTACATTGCTGACGGTAATCGTTATAGCCCTGATTGTTTCATCTAATATTCTCATTAAAAATTTAAGAGAAAAAGAAGCTGAAAGAATCAAAGTTTTCGCTACTGCCATAAAGATTTTACAAGACAATAAACAGAAAAGTTCGGAAACCCAGGAATTATTGTTTGCGATTTTAACGGAGAATGATCAGATACCTTCTATTTTAACTGATCAGAATAAAGAACCTTTTATATTTGAAGGAAGTTCCAGGAATATCTCGCAGGAAATTCTTAAAAGCCCTCAGGAGCTTAAAAAACTGATCCGTAGAATGGCGAGTAATTATGAGCCTTTTGAAATTGAGGTAGCGAATGGGGATAAGCAATATGTATTCTACGATAACTCATCTCTACTGAATAATCTACGATATTATCCCTATTTTTTAGGGCTATTTATCCTTTCGTATCTTTTATTTTCATTTTGGTTTTTAAGAACAATAAAAAAGACAGATGAAGGATACGTCTGGGCTGGACTTGCCAAAGAAACGGCTCACCAGATCGGAACGCCTCTTTCTTCCATGATCGGATGGATGGAAATTATGAAACTGGAGAATCCGGATTCTGAGGGAGTTCATGAGATTGAAAAGGATATTGAAAGACTGCGTACCATTTCAGAGCGTTTTTCAAAAATCGGATCTGTCCCTGAGCTGAATGATATGAATTTCAATGAAACGATCCAGGAAAATTATGAGTATTTAAAATCCAGAATTTCAAGGAAAATTGATTTTAGCCTACAGCTTCCTACATATACCATTCTCGTTCCTCATAATAGAATCCTGATGAATTGGGTAATTGAAAATTTAGTGAAAAATGCAGTAGATGCCATGAAGGGAGAAGGGATATTGCAAATGTCTGTTTTTGAAAGAAATAAAAACATCCTGATAGAAGTAAAAGATACGGGAAGCGGAATGACGAAAAGGCAAGCAAGAAATGCTTTCAAACCCGGTTATTCTACAAAAAAGAGAGGTTGGGGGCTAGGTTTGTCCTTAGCGAGAAGAGTAGTACAGGAGTACCATAATGGTGATATAAAAATTTCACAGACAGAATTGGGAAAAGGAACCACTTTTAGAATTACCATTAAGAAGTAA
- a CDS encoding M61 family metallopeptidase, whose translation MKKIALSLGILANVLANAQSIKTNIDLVNVKDDKVAVTMEFPKMKSGNVKFHFPKTVPGTYSVDDYGRFIEGIKFFDNKGRELAYTKLNDNSYSLKNAQFLSKVTYLVNDSFDDEMNTEKHKAVFSPSGTDIEAGKVYLINTHGFIGYIDDMQDVPYQLVIQKPTDFYGTTALVDQDKSDATDTYTLANYAKVTDSPLMYTKPDYITFNAGGMDLVLGVYSPTGKYKAADFKDNLEKMVLAQKKFLGDMNTNKKYAIMLYLSGSDGPQIKGFGALEHHESTSVVLPEAMPKDAIDQTITDVVSHEFFHTVNPLKTHSEEIHYFNYADPKMSQHLWMYEGGTEYFANLFQIQEGLINKDEFLKRMNEKINNSKSYDDTMPFTVMSKNVLVEPYKDQYRNVYEKGALLAMCMDIELRKLSNGEMGYRDMIRKLSQRFGENKPFKDDKLIDELVTVTGYPQIKDFYNKYIAGNQPTPYAEYLNQVGVEIKKQETPPLFWFIKDPNQTGFNEKNNTFIFDESSALSPFAKSIGFKITDEVLALDGKNIDIKNVQAFINYTKTIKEGQNVTVTVLRKNGDKTDKIELKGKAILDKLTMETLQYKANPTPAEQKLQDQWLTGKK comes from the coding sequence ATGAAAAAAATAGCACTAAGCTTAGGTATTTTAGCCAATGTTCTGGCCAATGCCCAGTCTATTAAAACCAATATTGATCTGGTCAATGTAAAAGACGATAAAGTAGCCGTAACAATGGAATTTCCTAAAATGAAATCCGGCAATGTCAAGTTCCATTTTCCAAAAACAGTTCCCGGAACCTATTCGGTGGATGATTATGGAAGATTTATAGAGGGAATTAAATTTTTCGACAATAAAGGAAGAGAGCTTGCTTATACTAAACTGAATGACAATTCCTATTCACTTAAAAATGCTCAGTTTTTATCAAAAGTAACCTATCTGGTGAATGATAGTTTTGATGATGAAATGAATACTGAAAAACATAAGGCAGTTTTCTCTCCATCCGGAACTGATATTGAGGCCGGAAAAGTATATTTAATCAATACCCATGGATTTATAGGATATATCGATGATATGCAGGACGTCCCGTATCAACTGGTTATTCAAAAACCAACTGATTTTTACGGTACTACTGCCCTGGTAGATCAAGATAAATCAGACGCTACGGATACCTATACGTTAGCTAACTATGCTAAGGTTACAGATTCTCCGCTTATGTATACAAAACCGGATTATATTACCTTCAATGCAGGAGGTATGGACTTGGTATTAGGAGTTTATTCACCGACAGGCAAATACAAAGCGGCTGATTTTAAGGATAACCTGGAGAAAATGGTTCTCGCTCAGAAGAAATTCCTGGGGGATATGAATACCAATAAAAAGTATGCAATCATGCTTTATCTTTCCGGGTCTGACGGTCCTCAGATCAAAGGTTTCGGAGCATTGGAACACCACGAGTCTACAAGTGTTGTATTACCTGAAGCCATGCCTAAAGATGCGATCGATCAAACGATCACCGATGTTGTTTCTCATGAGTTTTTCCATACGGTAAATCCTTTAAAAACGCATTCTGAAGAAATACATTATTTCAATTATGCAGATCCTAAAATGTCACAACATCTTTGGATGTATGAAGGAGGGACTGAATATTTTGCCAACTTGTTCCAGATACAGGAAGGGCTGATCAATAAAGATGAGTTCCTTAAGAGGATGAATGAGAAAATAAACAATTCAAAAAGCTATGATGATACCATGCCGTTTACGGTAATGAGTAAAAATGTCCTTGTAGAGCCTTATAAAGACCAATACCGAAACGTATATGAAAAAGGAGCATTATTGGCCATGTGTATGGATATTGAACTGAGAAAGCTGTCTAACGGAGAAATGGGCTATCGTGATATGATCAGAAAATTATCTCAGAGATTTGGTGAAAACAAACCTTTTAAAGATGACAAGCTGATTGATGAACTGGTAACAGTTACAGGATACCCTCAAATCAAGGATTTCTATAATAAATATATTGCAGGTAACCAACCAACCCCATATGCAGAATATCTGAATCAGGTAGGTGTTGAAATAAAGAAACAGGAAACACCACCACTTTTCTGGTTTATTAAAGATCCGAATCAAACTGGATTCAATGAAAAAAACAATACGTTTATTTTTGACGAAAGTTCGGCTTTATCTCCTTTTGCAAAAAGCATAGGTTTCAAAATTACTGACGAGGTTCTTGCCTTAGACGGGAAAAATATAGATATTAAAAATGTACAGGCTTTCATCAACTATACTAAAACGATTAAAGAAGGTCAAAATGTTACGGTAACCGTTTTAAGAAAGAACGGTGATAAGACTGATAAAATAGAACTTAAAGGAAAAGCTATTTTAGATAAGTTAACAATGGAAACGCTTCAATACAAAGCTAATCCAACGCCTGCAGAACAAAAACTACAGGATCAGTGGTTAACCGGTAAGAAATAG
- a CDS encoding M1 family metallopeptidase gives MKKLSYSILFASGLMFGQFFEKPETFTKQDTLKGSNTKFRNFWDVKKYELSVEPDFDQKSIKGTNKISFEIIKDVTDPTFQIDLQKPMKADKVEGNFPIAEFKQDGDFIFITTRKSFKKGEKYTIDVTYSGNPVIAKKAPWDGGWVFAKDDNGNPWMSVADEGIGASIWLPTKDIWSDEPDNGIIMKIITPKDLVGVGNGRLIDKKADGDKTVYTWEVKNPINAYSIIPNIGKYVNFKDTFNGEKGKLDLDYWVLDYNLEKAKKQFQQVKPMLSAFEYWFGPYPFYEDSYKLVDSPYLGMEHQSNVAYGNQYMNGYLGRDLSGTGVGLKWDFIIIHESGHEWFANNITAKDQADMWIHESFTNYSEVLFTEKYLDKKSADLYAMGIRNIISNDVPIIGKYGVRNEGSGDMYPKGASMIHTIRQVINNDEKFRQILRGLNKEFYHQTVTTQQVENYINSKSGFDFSGVFNQYLRTTKIPTLEYSQKGEALKFRYTNVVKNLKLPIRIDGEQTINPTEEWQTVKLKKGTPVEFNKNYYVNYKKVQ, from the coding sequence ATGAAAAAACTATCATATTCAATTTTATTTGCTTCGGGACTCATGTTTGGACAATTCTTCGAGAAGCCTGAAACATTTACCAAACAAGACACGCTAAAAGGTTCTAATACAAAATTCCGGAACTTCTGGGATGTGAAAAAGTATGAACTTTCAGTGGAACCTGATTTTGATCAGAAAAGCATTAAAGGAACGAATAAGATCAGTTTTGAAATTATCAAAGATGTTACTGATCCTACATTTCAGATAGATCTTCAAAAACCAATGAAAGCTGATAAAGTGGAAGGTAATTTTCCTATTGCCGAGTTCAAACAGGATGGTGATTTCATTTTCATTACCACTCGTAAAAGTTTCAAAAAAGGTGAAAAATATACCATCGATGTTACTTATTCCGGTAATCCTGTAATTGCCAAAAAAGCACCATGGGATGGCGGCTGGGTCTTCGCCAAGGATGATAATGGAAATCCATGGATGAGTGTTGCGGATGAAGGTATTGGTGCTTCTATATGGCTTCCTACCAAAGATATCTGGAGCGACGAACCTGACAACGGTATTATCATGAAGATTATCACCCCTAAAGATCTTGTAGGGGTTGGAAACGGTAGATTAATTGATAAAAAAGCAGATGGAGACAAAACCGTATATACCTGGGAAGTCAAAAATCCAATTAATGCCTACTCTATTATTCCAAACATTGGAAAATATGTCAATTTTAAAGATACCTTCAATGGAGAAAAAGGAAAGCTTGATCTCGATTATTGGGTATTAGACTACAATTTGGAAAAAGCAAAAAAACAATTTCAACAAGTAAAACCTATGCTCTCCGCATTTGAATATTGGTTTGGACCGTACCCTTTTTATGAAGATTCTTACAAACTGGTAGATTCACCTTATTTAGGAATGGAGCATCAGAGTAATGTTGCCTATGGTAACCAATACATGAATGGATACCTGGGAAGAGATTTATCAGGAACCGGAGTTGGTCTCAAGTGGGATTTTATTATTATCCATGAAAGCGGTCATGAATGGTTTGCCAATAATATTACGGCAAAAGATCAGGCTGATATGTGGATCCATGAAAGTTTCACCAATTATTCCGAAGTCCTTTTCACGGAGAAGTATCTGGATAAAAAGTCTGCGGACCTCTATGCCATGGGAATTCGAAATATAATAAGCAACGATGTTCCGATTATTGGTAAATACGGCGTAAGAAATGAAGGCAGTGGAGATATGTATCCTAAAGGAGCCAGCATGATCCATACGATACGCCAGGTTATCAACAACGATGAAAAATTCAGACAGATTTTAAGAGGTTTAAATAAAGAATTTTACCATCAGACCGTAACGACCCAACAAGTCGAAAACTACATCAACTCCAAATCCGGCTTTGATTTTTCGGGTGTATTTAATCAGTATTTAAGAACAACCAAAATTCCTACCCTGGAGTATTCACAAAAAGGAGAAGCATTAAAGTTCCGTTATACCAATGTGGTTAAAAATCTCAAACTTCCGATCAGAATCGATGGAGAACAAACCATCAATCCTACTGAAGAATGGCAAACCGTAAAATTGAAAAAAGGAACTCCTGTTGAGTTTAATAAGAATTATTACGTTAATTATAAGAAGGTGCAGTAG